One Mya arenaria isolate MELC-2E11 chromosome 7, ASM2691426v1 genomic window carries:
- the LOC128241127 gene encoding uncharacterized protein LOC128241127 — protein sequence MPAAPRGRANDAPVFLHSSTTKMKMHKLYEKSCNEAATKCIKYRTFCRLWHELCPNIKIATPQEDVCVTCEMSRKGVADATTDDEKLAAASALEKHINATRKEHKVYKDCVTTAMDELRGTGRPTEPVEPCSTDFQHAHYTFDFAQNLCLPHHSRQMGPMYFVTPRKVHLFGFRDDALPIQYNFLIDEAETMMQDGGGIHGPDAVISLVDYALTEFGHGERVTTLHADNCGGQNKNRYLLAYFCWRTMIGLNEEIRYLMQVAGHARCIIDA from the exons ATGCCTGCAGCACCCAGAGGGAGAGCCAATGACGCACCAGTTTTCCTCCACAGCTCCACCACAAAGatgaaaatgcataaattatatgaaaaatcGTGCAATGAAGCAGccacaaaatgtattaaatataggACGTTCTGCAGATTGTGGCATGAGCTTTGTCCAAACATCAAG ATCGCCACTCCCCAAGAGGACGTGTGTGTCACGTGCGAGATGTCACGGAAAGGAGTCGCTGATGCCACGACAGACGACGAGAAGCTAGCTGCTGCATCAGCTCTCGAGAAACACATCAATGCGACCAGAAAAGAGCACAAG GTGTACAAAGACTGCGTTACTACTGCTATGGACGAATTGAGAGGCACGGGTCGTCCTACAGAGCCAGTCGAGCCATGCTCAACTGACTTTCAGCATGCACATTACACGTTCGACTTTGCTCAGAATTTGTGCCTGCCACATCACAGTCGCCAGATGGGACCTATGTACTTTGTCACTCCTAG AAAAGTTCATTTATTCGGGTTTCGGGACGACGCCCTTCCGATTCAGTATAATTTTCTAATCGACGAAGCCGAGACTATGATGCAGGATGGAGGTGGCATTCACGGGCCAGATGCTGTAATTTCGCTCGTGGATTACGCTCTGACAGAGTTTGGGCACGGGGAGCGAGTGACTACTCTTCATGCGGACAATTGTGGCG GACAAAACAAAAACCGCTACCTGCTAGCGTACTTCTGCTGGAGGACCATGATCGGCCTTAACGAGGAGATACGCTATTTGATGCAGGTAGCAGGTCATGCCAGGTGCATAATAGACGCT